One genomic segment of Arcobacter porcinus includes these proteins:
- a CDS encoding RrF2 family transcriptional regulator: MLLTKKSEYALLSLISISKHEEPINVDQLSKELEISKSFLAKIMQNLAKEELVTSHRGVNGGFTLNKPIDELTIFEIVVAAEERTPMVFECSDSISSCPNNKAKLCNIWPFLNNLQFKVNDFLSQLTLKDIIS; this comes from the coding sequence ATGTTATTAACAAAAAAAAGCGAATATGCTCTATTATCACTTATTTCTATATCAAAACATGAAGAACCAATAAATGTAGATCAATTATCAAAAGAGCTTGAAATTTCTAAATCTTTTTTAGCAAAAATTATGCAAAATCTAGCAAAAGAGGAGCTAGTTACTTCTCATAGAGGAGTAAATGGTGGATTTACTTTAAATAAACCTATTGATGAACTTACAATTTTTGAGATAGTTGTAGCTGCTGAAGAGAGAACACCGATGGTTTTTGAGTGTTCAGATTCTATAAGTTCTTGTCCAAATAATAAAGCAAAGCTTTGTAATATTTGGCCTTTTTTAAATAATCTTCAATTTAAAGTAAATGACTTTTTATCTCAACTTACTTTGAAAGATATAATATCATGA
- the rpsO gene encoding 30S ribosomal protein S15, with the protein MALDQDLKANIIAKYGRKEGDTGSAEVQIALLSEQIKILTEHLKVFKKDHSSRLGLLKMVGKRKKLLSYLRGKDYARFTKLVEDLGIRAK; encoded by the coding sequence ATGGCTTTAGATCAGGATTTAAAAGCAAATATTATCGCAAAATATGGAAGAAAAGAGGGAGACACAGGGTCTGCTGAAGTTCAAATCGCACTATTAAGTGAACAAATTAAAATTTTAACAGAACATTTAAAAGTATTTAAAAAAGATCACTCATCAAGACTTGGTCTATTAAAAATGGTTGGAAAAAGAAAAAAACTTCTTTCTTATTTAAGAGGGAAAGATTATGCAAGATTTACTAAACTTGTTGAAGATTTAGGAATTAGAGCAAAATAA
- the moaA gene encoding GTP 3',8-cyclase MoaA, producing MLIDGFGRKHDYLRVSVTERCNFRCQYCMPQKPFSWVPKENLLSYEDMFKFIKVGIDEGIKKVRITGGEPLIRDNLDYFIKLISDYKKDIDLALTTNAYLLPQMAQKLKDAGLKRINISLDTLNKDRAEKIAQKDVLGTVLEGIEKAKEVGLKIKINCVPLKGINDIDIIDILEFGKKNSFPVRYIEFMENSFAKTSVKGLNSNEILEIISKKYKNIEKVPRDTSSPAQYYKLEDGYEFGIIEPHKDDFCSSCNRIRLTAEGFLIPCLYFEDAMSIKDAIRANDVEKAAEILKKVLQNKPEKNRWSSKSDNEVSKRAFYETGG from the coding sequence AGATGGATTTGGAAGAAAACACGATTATTTAAGAGTATCAGTTACAGAAAGATGTAATTTTAGATGTCAATATTGTATGCCTCAAAAACCTTTTTCATGGGTTCCAAAAGAGAATTTATTATCATATGAAGATATGTTTAAATTTATAAAAGTTGGAATTGATGAAGGTATAAAAAAAGTTAGAATTACAGGTGGAGAACCACTTATAAGAGACAATTTAGACTATTTCATAAAGTTAATAAGTGATTATAAAAAAGATATAGATTTAGCTCTTACAACAAATGCTTATTTACTTCCACAAATGGCACAAAAACTAAAAGATGCAGGATTAAAACGAATAAATATCTCTTTGGATACTTTAAATAAAGACAGAGCAGAAAAAATAGCACAAAAAGATGTTTTAGGAACAGTTTTAGAAGGAATAGAAAAAGCAAAAGAAGTTGGCTTAAAAATAAAAATAAATTGTGTGCCTTTAAAAGGAATAAATGATATTGATATTATTGATATTTTGGAATTTGGTAAGAAAAACTCTTTTCCTGTTAGATATATTGAATTTATGGAAAACTCTTTTGCAAAAACAAGTGTAAAAGGTCTAAATTCAAATGAGATTTTAGAAATAATCTCTAAAAAATATAAAAATATAGAAAAAGTTCCAAGAGATACGAGTTCACCAGCACAATATTACAAGCTTGAAGATGGATATGAGTTTGGAATTATAGAACCACATAAAGATGATTTTTGTTCATCATGTAATAGAATTAGGCTTACAGCAGAAGGATTTTTAATACCTTGTTTATATTTTGAAGATGCAATGAGTATAAAAGATGCCATAAGAGCGAATGATGTTGAAAAAGCAGCAGAAATATTAAAAAAAGTTTTACAAAATAAACCAGAAAAAAACAGATGGTCAAGTAAATCTGATAATGAAGTTTCAAAAAGAGCTTTTTATGAAACAGGTGGTTGA